One stretch of Diabrotica undecimpunctata isolate CICGRU chromosome 5, icDiaUnde3, whole genome shotgun sequence DNA includes these proteins:
- the LOC140442144 gene encoding uncharacterized protein — translation MTELEEELKHVKWDIIEISEVKRRVEDQVKLKSGNIFHYKMETKSTTRGIGLLVYAPTSDYEDEIAEAFYDEIETAKKQEPAHYNLIMQDFKGKLGRKKEEQEVAIGDFGIGVRNERG, via the exons ATGACAGAACTGGAGGAAGAACTCAAACATGTGAAATGGGATATTATAGAAATTAGCGAAGTCAAAAGAAGAGTTGAAGATCAGGTCAAACTAAAATCAGGCAATATATTCCACTATAAAATGGAAACAAAATCGACAACTAGAGGAATAGGtttatta GTATACGCCCCCACCAGCGATTACGAAGATGAAATTGCTGAAGCCTTTTATGACGAAATTGAAACAGCAAAAAAGCAGGAACCGGCTCATTACAATCTGATAATGCAAGATTTTAAAGGGAAACTCGGAAGGAAAAAGGAAGAACAAGAAGTGGCAATCGGAGATTTTGGAATCggagtaagaaacgaaagaggctAA